In the Numenius arquata chromosome 26, bNumArq3.hap1.1, whole genome shotgun sequence genome, TCATGGCTTAAAATAGATGTTCATACATCAGCCTTTCtacagcagcggcagcagcggcaggaaGACATGGCCGACTGGATCTGACTGCGACGCTCCCTTTGAGCCGAGAAATCACAGCTCTCGCAAAGGTAGAGTAACAGGGTGGGCGTCTCCTCCCTCCtgcgtgtctgtctgtctgtctctgcagAGTGTGCGGGGCTGAGCAGCCTGCGCTCCTTCAGCGATGCCTCTTCAGAGCTCGCTCTGTGCATCTAGGCAGGCTCTGGctgtttctcccctccctccaagCATGGCACGACTGGCAGAGGGGCTCCGGAGGCAGCTATGAGCGGGCTCGGGGGAGTGGGATACGAGCCCCCGGGCTTGGCTACCAAAGTGGGGGGTCCAGCCGATGCCTAGGAGGATTTTGGGTGCCAGGAGTGCTTTTGGGTCTGTTCTGAGGTCTTGGATGTGGGGCAGTTTCTCTTGCCCTGCAGCGCTTTGGGGGAGCTGGcgtggtggggtgctgggggtgggatgCTGGAAGGCAGCTTTGGGCCTGAGGTTTCTAGAGATACACCCCAGGATAGGTGCGGATTGCTATTTTTCCAGCCAGCTGTAGCAGTAAGAGGGTCTGCTATTTGGCCAGTTACAGCCTTACACGGAtgatttggttgctttttttcagaCCCTTCTGCTGTTTTGATTCTCAGTGCTGCCCGGGGCGGCTGGCAtgtggctgtgctgcagccaagGTCGCACAAGGTTTAAGGGCCCCGGAACACAGCCGTGCTGAATGCCTTTTCCAGGTGGAGTTTGCCAAGTCTGAATTCCCAGCGTGAAGGAGTCCAAAATTCATCGGGGCAGGGGAGAGGTGTCAGGGTGAGATCTGGGTACCCCATGCTGGGGGCTGTGGTGTGCTCGGTGCCAGGGATGAGCAGTGTGGGCAGGGCTGATCTCTCCTGTGAAGCACCCCGGGGTGCCAGACAGGGTCTGAGTGGGGAAGGGAGACATCCATGAGTCCCTCTGAATTCCCTCTGAGCTCCCCCATGCCCTTGCaatgtttttcctcctctgcacaTTGCCAAGAAATGGCTGGAGgcttcttccttctgcactgTTGGCTGCTGGCCGCAGCCTTAGGCGAAATGTCAAAGCAGACAGACGTGCTCTGATCCAGCCTGGCCAGCCCAAGGTCGCTGCATTTCCCAGAGACAaccggctgctgctggggggctgtGATGGGATGCTCTTTGGACACCTTCCAGGGCAGCAGCGGTGATGGTGGGAAAGAGAATTGTATTctcgtgtgtgtggggggggttttCTGTCGGTGGGGCAGCAGCGAacgagccaaaaaaaaaaaaaaagcatctctgacAAACATCTGGCTGCAGGGACTGTGAACTGCTCTGCCTGGGtaaggctgtccagggaggtttCTTGCAGATGTGTGACAAGTATCGGAGTGATCTAAAGGTTTGAGAGCAGAGCGTGCGTCCTAGAGGACCCACTCTGCAAAATGAGCTTTCTCATCCCCTGAAATTAACTCTTCCCACCCCAAACCAGTCCTAGATGTTCAAATGCAGCGGCAGGACTGCTGTACTTGGAGGGGTTAatcctgcctctccctccccacaggcTTTTGTGCCTGGTCCGGAGGAGTCTGGGTCCTGGCCAGGCTCTGCGTGGTGCCATATGGAATCCTCCACCTGTTTGGGGGTTTCTCCTCCCCAGTCCTGGTGGCTTGCCCAGACCTGGCCGCCTTTCATTGCTTCCGATCGCAGGTTGGCAGCATCAGTTCTCGAGCTGGCATTGTCCCACTGGCAGGCAAAGCCCCAGAGCCAGCTCAGAAGGAAGGTGGCCCTGTGTAGAACATCTCTTGCCAACGTGGCCTCAACCCAAAATCATGGGGCTGGAGCAAAACCTCAGCCTGTGGAGACTCAGCAATCTGGCTGCCTCTGGCTTCCCTCACCAGCCCTGGCATCGTAAACCTCTCCCCAGCAGTGTTGCTTCTTGGAAGGGAGGTGATACTCTCTCATGCTGGGAACCACTGGGTAGATGACTTGACACAGCTCTCTCATCAGGAAGGTGAGAACTGGCTGCTTTGGGCCAGTATTTCTACAAAAGGGACAGAGTGAGAGGTCCCCAGTTCTTCTAATGGCGTCTTCATTGCTTTCATGACAGGACcgtgggtggcagcagcagcagaagcgaCCTCCAGGCCGCTCTCCGGCCTTCACGAACCCACAGGTATGCCTTGTGGGTCTCGGCAGCTCCAATGGCTTTCCTGTCCCGGTTCTCCAGGAATGGCACCAGGTCACCGAGCCGGGGCTCGCGGGAAGAGCGCAACAACCACCCCATCCTCAGCGTCTTCGAGCTTGAAAGGCTGCTGTACACAGGAAAGACAGCCTGTAATCACGCTGATGAGGTCTGGCCAGGACTCTACCTGGGAGATCAGTACGTATCAGAATGGGACAAGAACTGgagggtttggggtatttttgtgaAATGGGGAAATCTGGGAGGGGGAGGGTGAGAGAAGTAGCCTCTCTActagaaggagagggagaggaggacgTGACGGGTGAGGTACATTGGGACAAAGGAAGGGGAAGGACGTGAGCACTGCAGAGAGTTCAGAGCACTGCTGTGGCGGGCTTGGCGGAGGTGATGTGCCCATGGAATCAGAGATTGACTTAAAATTCAAGAATATTAAGAGTCAGGCATTTTCCCTTTGCATCCAGCTTTCTCAGACGTAAATACTTCTCCAGGAGAGCCCTTACGCTGTCTTTAGAAACTTTAACTGGTCTAAACTTCTGAATCCGTGCTCTGTTTCTCGCTCTCTGCAGAGATATAGCTGCCAACCGGCGGGAGCTGGCTCACCTCCGCATCACCCACATCCTCAACGCCTCGCACAGCAAGTGGAGGGGGGGCGCGGAGTACTACGAGGGCACAGGCATCCGCTACCTGGGCATCGAGGCCCACGACTCGCCTTCCTTTGACATGAGCCCCTACTTTTATCCTGCAGCTGACTTCATCCACCAAGCGCTGAATGAAGGTCAGCGGTAAAGATTTCTGGGAGAGAAGTggggagctgggatgggaagAAACTGCCCTGGGTAGGTGGGGAGCTGGATTGACATCCTATTGCTAACCATCCTAGAAAACAAAGGTATTTCTGGCCTGGGGTGGTGCTTTCCGCACtggatcacctcctccaaagaGGGAACAGGCTAGATGAGAGCGCTGGCCCCCCAGGTCACAGTCCCAGTCTGTGTCCTGAGGTGTGGCTGGTCCTATTCAGGCTGGTTTTGGAGATCATGATACACTTGATACCCTTTGCCAAGAGGGGGACATCGGTGCATCACAGTCGTGCTATTACTGGGGCCCTACAGCTCCGGGACTCACCAAGGCGAACAGTTGGGtcctcagtaatttttttaattgggatATATGGTCTGCTGTGACACAGCCCCTGTGTTTCACCCCCAGGAAGGATCCTTGTGCACTGTGCTGTCGGGGTGAGCAGGTCGGCCACCTTGGTCCTCGCCTACCTCATGATCCGCCACCACATGCCCCTTGTAGAAGCCATAAAGACGGTCAAGGACCACCGCGGTATCATCCCCAACCGGGGTTTCTTGCGCCAGCTGGTCGCCCTGGACAATGCCCTGAGGCTGAAGAGGAGTGCATGAAGGAGGACGAGAGGGGTTGTGCGGTGGGAGCGTTGTGTGTGTGGTGCTCAGCTGACCCCAATGCCTGCTGAGTGGCAGAGATAGGGCTTTCCTTGCGGTGCAGACGCTTGGCAGCTAATGGGTTACATGCGACTGGCCCCTGGGCCTCCCCCTCAGCTAAGGGGGTCCCCAGACATGTGAGCTATTCCTAGTGGTAAAGCATAGGCCCTCAACCTGCAATCTTGCCACCTAGGTAGGCATAACGTGTAGCCTCCTTCCCAGCCTGCTCGCTCCAAGATGCCTCCTGA is a window encoding:
- the DUSP26 gene encoding dual specificity protein phosphatase 26 gives rise to the protein MAFLSRFSRNGTRSPSRGSREERNNHPILSVFELERLLYTGKTACNHADEVWPGLYLGDQDIAANRRELAHLRITHILNASHSKWRGGAEYYEGTGIRYLGIEAHDSPSFDMSPYFYPAADFIHQALNEGRILVHCAVGVSRSATLVLAYLMIRHHMPLVEAIKTVKDHRGIIPNRGFLRQLVALDNALRLKRSA